The proteins below come from a single Plantactinospora sp. KBS50 genomic window:
- a CDS encoding acetyl-CoA C-acetyltransferase, whose translation MQDVRRAAVLGGNRIPFARSNGRYARASNQDMLTAALDGLVARFGLAGQRVGEVVAGAVLKHSRDFNLTREVVLGSRLDPHTPAYDIQRACGTGLEAAILVANKIALGQVDAGIAGGVDTTSDAPLAVNEDFRRTLLRINSARSLGARLRAATALRPHHPFKPEVPRNAEPRTGLSMGDHAAVTARRWNVDRQAQDELALASHQRLAAAYQRGFFDDLLTPYLGLERDQNLRADTSLEKLGALRPVFGTRGPDAGTATMTPGNSSPLTDGASTVLLGSAEWAAAHNLPVLAWFRDAETAAVDFVHGDEGLLMAPAYAVPRLLARNGLTLQDFDFYEIHEAFASQVLATLAAWESPEFCKERLGLDAPLGPIDRSRLNVNGSSLAAGHPFAATGGRIVATLAKLLAEKGSGRGLISICAAGGQGVVAILER comes from the coding sequence GTGCAGGACGTTCGCCGCGCCGCGGTGCTCGGAGGCAACCGGATCCCGTTCGCCCGCTCGAACGGCCGGTACGCGCGGGCATCGAACCAGGACATGCTCACCGCCGCGCTGGACGGGCTGGTCGCCCGGTTCGGCCTGGCCGGCCAGCGGGTCGGCGAGGTGGTCGCCGGGGCCGTGCTCAAGCACTCCCGCGACTTCAACCTGACCCGCGAGGTGGTGCTCGGCTCGCGGCTCGACCCGCACACCCCGGCGTACGACATCCAGCGGGCCTGCGGCACCGGGCTGGAGGCCGCGATCCTGGTCGCCAACAAGATCGCCCTCGGGCAGGTCGACGCCGGGATCGCCGGCGGGGTGGACACCACCTCGGACGCCCCGCTCGCGGTCAACGAGGACTTCCGGCGGACGCTGCTGCGGATCAACTCGGCGCGCTCCCTCGGCGCCCGGCTGCGTGCGGCCACCGCGCTGCGCCCGCACCACCCGTTCAAGCCGGAGGTCCCGCGCAACGCCGAACCGCGCACCGGGCTGTCCATGGGGGACCACGCGGCCGTCACCGCCCGCCGCTGGAACGTCGACCGGCAGGCCCAGGACGAGCTGGCGCTCGCCTCGCACCAGCGGCTCGCCGCCGCGTACCAGCGCGGGTTCTTCGACGACCTGCTCACCCCGTACCTCGGTCTGGAACGCGACCAGAACCTGCGCGCGGACACCAGCCTGGAGAAGCTCGGCGCGCTCAGGCCGGTCTTCGGCACCCGCGGCCCGGACGCCGGCACCGCCACCATGACGCCCGGGAACTCCTCGCCGCTCACCGACGGCGCCTCGACGGTGCTGCTCGGCTCCGCCGAGTGGGCGGCCGCGCACAACCTGCCGGTGCTGGCCTGGTTCCGCGACGCCGAGACCGCGGCGGTCGACTTCGTGCACGGCGACGAGGGGCTGCTGATGGCGCCCGCGTACGCGGTGCCGCGGCTGCTCGCCCGCAACGGGCTGACGTTGCAGGACTTCGACTTCTACGAGATCCACGAGGCGTTCGCGTCGCAGGTGCTGGCCACCCTCGCCGCCTGGGAGTCGCCGGAGTTCTGCAAGGAACGGCTCGGGCTGGACGCCCCGCTCGGCCCGATCGACCGGAGCCGGCTCAACGTGAACGGTTCGTCGCTGGCCGCCGGCCATCCGTTCGCCGCCACCGGCGGCCGGATCGTGGCCACCCTGGCTAAGCTGCTGGCTGAGAAGGGCAGTGGGCGAGGACTGATCTCCATCTGTGCCGCGGGCGGTCAGGGCGTGGTGGCCATCCTCGAACGCTGA
- a CDS encoding 3-oxoacyl-ACP reductase, with amino-acid sequence MTDRYASFANSGPGRAFVKRLGLPDPPRLRRYRPGDPLLPAPALLGAAAGGRLHDSVGKLLAAAGVAVREPATATTDATTTEADAEAIATDAAGTGTGTGAEAEAEAAAGTERYAALVFDATGITDSTGLRALYDFFHPYARRLVPSGRVIVLGTPPDVAANPREATAQRALEGLTRSIGKEFGRGTTSQLVYVDQDADPVSLESTLRFLLSGRSAYVSGQVVRVGPGAGSAPQDWDRPLADRVALVTGAARGIGAELARVLARDGARVIALDIPAAGDELAQVANAIGGEAVQLDLTGADAPERLARYVADRHGQLDVLVHNAGITRDKTLGRMDPARWDAVLDVNLSSQERINDVLLDRDLIRAGGRLIGVSSIAGIAGNRGQTNYATSKAGVIGLVRSLAPVLAERQITVNAVAPGFIETRLTARIPMMLREAGRRMNSMAQGGLPVDVAETIAWFASPASGGVTGNVVRVCGQSLLGA; translated from the coding sequence ATGACCGACCGGTACGCCAGCTTCGCCAACTCCGGACCCGGCCGCGCCTTCGTCAAGCGGCTCGGCCTGCCCGACCCGCCCCGGCTGCGCCGGTACCGCCCCGGCGACCCGCTGCTGCCCGCCCCGGCGCTGCTCGGCGCGGCGGCCGGCGGCCGGCTGCACGACTCCGTCGGCAAGCTGCTGGCGGCGGCAGGCGTCGCGGTGCGCGAGCCGGCGACCGCCACCACCGACGCCACCACCACCGAGGCCGACGCCGAGGCCATCGCCACCGACGCCGCCGGCACCGGCACCGGCACCGGGGCCGAGGCCGAGGCCGAGGCCGCCGCCGGCACCGAGCGGTACGCCGCGCTGGTCTTCGACGCCACCGGCATCACCGACTCGACCGGCCTGCGCGCCCTGTACGACTTCTTCCACCCGTACGCCCGACGGCTGGTCCCGTCCGGCCGGGTGATCGTGCTGGGCACCCCGCCGGACGTCGCCGCGAACCCGCGGGAGGCGACCGCGCAGCGCGCCCTGGAGGGGCTGACCCGCAGCATCGGCAAGGAGTTCGGCCGGGGCACCACCAGCCAACTCGTCTACGTCGACCAGGATGCCGACCCGGTCAGCCTGGAGTCCACCCTGCGGTTCCTGCTCTCCGGCCGCTCCGCGTACGTCTCCGGCCAGGTGGTCCGGGTCGGTCCGGGCGCGGGCAGCGCCCCGCAGGACTGGGACCGGCCGCTGGCCGACCGGGTAGCGCTGGTCACCGGGGCGGCCCGTGGCATCGGCGCCGAACTGGCCCGGGTGCTGGCCCGCGACGGCGCCCGGGTGATCGCCCTGGACATCCCGGCCGCCGGCGACGAGTTGGCCCAGGTCGCCAACGCGATCGGCGGCGAGGCGGTGCAGCTCGACCTCACCGGTGCCGACGCGCCGGAGCGGCTGGCCCGGTACGTCGCCGACCGGCACGGCCAGCTCGACGTCCTGGTGCACAACGCCGGGATCACCCGGGACAAGACACTGGGCCGGATGGACCCGGCCCGCTGGGACGCGGTGCTGGACGTCAACCTGTCCAGCCAGGAGCGGATCAACGACGTACTGCTGGACCGGGACCTGATCCGGGCCGGCGGCCGGCTGATCGGCGTCTCCTCGATCGCCGGCATCGCCGGCAACCGGGGGCAGACCAACTACGCCACCAGCAAGGCCGGGGTGATCGGCCTGGTCCGGTCGCTGGCCCCGGTGCTGGCCGAGCGGCAGATCACGGTCAACGCCGTCGCGCCGGGCTTCATCGAGACCCGGCTGACCGCCCGGATCCCGATGATGCTGCGCGAGGCGGGCCGGCGGATGAACAGCATGGCCCAGGGCGGCCTGCCGGTGGACGTGGCCGAGACCATCGCCTGGTTCGCCAGCCCCGCCTCGGGCGGGGTCACCGGCAACGTCGTCCGGGTCTGCGGGCAGAGCCTGCTCGGCGCCTGA
- a CDS encoding alpha/beta fold hydrolase, which produces MTGTDSHTLDVPGAVLHYDLHPAQPAAAAQPGTPPYGAPALLMIGSPMTAAGFTSLAARFPDRTVVTYDPRGVGRSTRTDPSAETTPERHADDLHRIISALGAGPVDIFASSGGAVNALVLVARHPEQVRVLVAHEPPSVPVLPDSEPAHAAVLDVQRTYQRDGFGAAMVKFMALSSWQGEVPADFADRPTPDPTSFGLPADDGSRDDALFAGNLVSCTQQRPDFDALRAASTRVVLAAGVESAGQLAARAAAAIAERLGTGAVEFPSNHGGFLGGEFGMHGDPDGFAATLREVLAGRS; this is translated from the coding sequence ATGACCGGAACGGACAGCCACACCCTCGACGTGCCGGGCGCCGTGCTGCACTACGACCTGCACCCGGCGCAGCCGGCCGCGGCCGCCCAGCCGGGGACGCCGCCGTACGGGGCGCCCGCGCTGTTGATGATCGGATCGCCGATGACGGCGGCCGGGTTCACGAGCCTGGCCGCGCGCTTTCCGGACCGGACGGTGGTGACCTACGACCCGCGCGGGGTCGGCCGGAGCACCCGCACCGACCCGAGCGCCGAGACCACGCCCGAGCGGCATGCCGACGATCTGCACCGGATCATCTCCGCACTCGGCGCCGGTCCGGTCGACATCTTCGCCAGCAGCGGCGGCGCGGTCAACGCGCTGGTGCTGGTGGCCCGGCATCCGGAGCAGGTACGCGTGCTGGTCGCGCACGAGCCGCCGAGCGTGCCGGTGCTGCCGGACAGCGAGCCGGCGCACGCCGCCGTGCTGGACGTCCAGCGGACGTACCAGCGGGACGGCTTCGGCGCGGCGATGGTCAAGTTCATGGCGCTGTCCTCCTGGCAGGGCGAGGTCCCGGCGGACTTCGCCGACCGTCCCACGCCGGATCCCACGTCCTTCGGGCTGCCGGCCGACGACGGCTCCCGTGACGACGCCCTGTTCGCCGGGAACCTGGTGAGCTGCACGCAGCAGCGACCCGACTTCGACGCGTTGCGCGCGGCGTCGACCCGCGTGGTGCTCGCGGCCGGTGTGGAGTCGGCGGGCCAACTCGCCGCCCGCGCCGCCGCCGCGATCGCCGAGCGGCTCGGCACCGGCGCCGTCGAGTTCCCGAGCAACCACGGCGGTTTCCTCGGCGGCGAGTTCGGCATGCACGGCGACCCCGACGGCTTCGCCGCCACCCTGCGCGAGGTGCTGGCCGGCCGGTCCTGA
- a CDS encoding MaoC/PaaZ C-terminal domain-containing protein, with the protein MSTLELPRMPAAGPLYRRAALALVPGVGARRAGELPDIELLVRDVAVDRERLADYDRVCGFPLSDRLPATYPHIMAFPLALRLMTAPDFPFPMVGLVHVANRITVHRPLDAGERFDLSVRAADLRPHDRGRQLDVVATASVAGAAVWEDVSTYLSRERAPERGDRGDRRDRGDRPAPPPAGARWRVQPRVGTGYARVSGDHNPIHTWRIGARLLGFPRPIAHGMWSKARCLAALAGRLPDAYTVDVAFKLPLPLPSTVAFSASPVDGGGWTFALHNASSGKPHLAGSLR; encoded by the coding sequence ATGTCCACCCTGGAGCTACCCCGGATGCCCGCCGCCGGGCCGCTGTACCGGCGGGCGGCGCTGGCCCTGGTGCCCGGCGTCGGCGCCCGGCGGGCCGGCGAACTGCCCGACATCGAGCTGCTCGTCCGGGACGTCGCGGTCGACCGGGAGCGGCTGGCCGACTACGACCGGGTCTGCGGCTTCCCGTTGAGCGACCGGCTGCCGGCGACGTACCCGCACATCATGGCGTTCCCGCTGGCGTTGCGGCTGATGACCGCGCCGGACTTCCCGTTCCCGATGGTCGGCCTGGTACATGTGGCCAACCGGATCACCGTGCACCGGCCGCTGGACGCGGGCGAACGATTCGATCTCTCGGTGCGCGCCGCCGACCTGCGGCCGCACGACCGGGGCCGCCAGCTCGACGTGGTGGCCACGGCGTCGGTGGCCGGCGCGGCGGTCTGGGAGGACGTCTCGACGTACCTGAGCCGGGAGCGCGCGCCCGAGCGCGGCGACCGGGGCGACCGGCGCGACCGGGGCGACCGGCCGGCGCCGCCGCCGGCCGGCGCCCGCTGGCGGGTGCAACCGCGGGTGGGTACCGGCTACGCCCGGGTCTCCGGGGACCACAACCCGATCCACACCTGGCGGATCGGCGCCCGGCTGCTCGGTTTCCCCCGGCCCATCGCGCACGGCATGTGGAGCAAGGCCCGCTGCCTGGCCGCGCTGGCCGGTCGGCTGCCCGATGCGTACACCGTGGACGTGGCGTTCAAGCTGCCGCTGCCGCTGCCCTCGACGGTGGCGTTCAGCGCGAGCCCCGTCGACGGC
- a CDS encoding transcriptional regulator has translation MSLGDGSDGNHPAGTPQESTIRLRALAHPVRLRILSLLTGAPLTAAEVARELDLTHANASYHLRQLLAAGAIVVTAQERIRGGAAKRYRYDPDRDRDRERDERAKHDHQGQRVVYEAVSTELRRRAEHRRAGGTGHLADAELWVDPEVWAEVREQVADAMVRLHRAARAPRSPGTTHVNATVALFEMED, from the coding sequence ATGTCTTTGGGAGATGGGTCGGACGGGAATCACCCGGCCGGCACGCCGCAGGAGAGCACCATCCGGCTGCGGGCACTGGCGCATCCGGTCCGGCTGCGCATCCTCTCGCTGCTCACCGGCGCGCCGCTGACCGCCGCCGAGGTGGCCCGGGAACTCGACCTGACGCACGCCAACGCGAGCTACCACCTGCGTCAACTGCTCGCCGCCGGCGCCATCGTGGTCACCGCGCAGGAGCGCATCCGGGGCGGCGCGGCCAAGCGCTACCGGTACGACCCGGACCGCGACCGCGACCGCGAGCGCGACGAGCGGGCGAAACACGACCACCAGGGTCAGCGGGTGGTGTACGAGGCGGTGTCCACTGAACTGCGCCGCCGGGCCGAGCACCGTCGGGCCGGCGGCACGGGTCACCTCGCCGACGCCGAACTGTGGGTCGACCCCGAGGTCTGGGCCGAGGTACGCGAGCAGGTCGCCGACGCGATGGTGCGGTTGCACCGGGCCGCCCGGGCGCCCCGGTCGCCGGGAACGACGCACGTCAACGCCACGGTTGCGCTCTTCGAGATGGAGGACTGA
- a CDS encoding MFS transporter, translated as MFAPLRYAAFRYLALGRMINVLGNAVAPIALAFAVLDLTGSVRDLGLVVGARSLMNVIFVLFGGVLADRLPRRVVLVGSNALGALTQGIVAALVLTGTASIPLLLALSAANGLVSALAQPASAALTPQTVPGELIQPANAINRLGINTAMISGAAVGGILVAAVGPGWGLAADAVTFGLSALAFVRIRVPSVVTDPGGARRSVLADLRVGWSEFSGRTWLWAVVLGFMVLNASLAGGVNVLGPAVADETVGRSAWGLVLAAEAAGMIVGGLVALRVRVRRLLRFGVACMFAEALLLLGLALAPRVFVLVPAAMIVGMAVEQFAVAWETSMAQHIPPDRLARVYSYDMLGSFVAIPLGQVVVGPAAAVFGNRDTLLGAAVLVVLSVLGMLASRDVRRLPAGAPATGKPTGDGPAGDGRVGGEPVGGLPATAAGPERAGAVPVAADPA; from the coding sequence ATGTTCGCCCCGCTGCGGTACGCCGCGTTCCGCTACCTGGCCCTCGGCCGGATGATCAACGTGCTGGGCAACGCCGTGGCGCCGATCGCGCTGGCCTTCGCCGTACTCGATCTCACCGGCTCGGTGCGCGACCTGGGGCTGGTGGTCGGCGCCCGGTCCCTGATGAACGTGATCTTCGTGCTCTTCGGCGGCGTGCTGGCCGACCGGTTGCCCCGTCGGGTGGTGCTGGTCGGCTCCAACGCGCTCGGCGCGCTCACCCAGGGGATCGTGGCGGCGCTCGTGCTCACCGGCACCGCGTCGATCCCGCTGCTGCTGGCGCTGAGCGCCGCGAACGGGCTGGTCAGCGCCCTCGCCCAGCCGGCGTCGGCCGCGCTCACCCCGCAGACCGTGCCCGGGGAGCTGATCCAGCCGGCCAACGCGATCAACCGGCTCGGCATCAACACCGCGATGATCAGCGGTGCCGCGGTCGGCGGCATCCTGGTCGCGGCCGTCGGCCCGGGCTGGGGACTGGCCGCCGACGCCGTGACGTTCGGGCTCTCCGCGCTGGCGTTCGTGCGGATCCGCGTACCGTCCGTGGTGACCGACCCGGGCGGCGCGCGCCGGAGCGTCCTGGCCGACCTGCGGGTGGGCTGGTCGGAGTTTTCCGGCCGGACCTGGCTCTGGGCGGTGGTGCTGGGCTTCATGGTGCTCAACGCGAGCCTCGCGGGCGGGGTCAACGTGCTCGGGCCGGCGGTGGCCGACGAGACGGTGGGCCGCAGCGCCTGGGGACTGGTGCTCGCCGCCGAGGCCGCCGGCATGATCGTGGGCGGCCTGGTGGCGCTGCGGGTACGGGTGCGCCGGCTGCTGCGGTTCGGGGTCGCCTGCATGTTCGCCGAGGCGCTGCTGCTGCTCGGCCTGGCCCTGGCGCCTCGGGTGTTCGTGCTGGTGCCGGCCGCGATGATCGTGGGGATGGCGGTGGAGCAGTTCGCGGTGGCCTGGGAGACCTCGATGGCCCAGCACATCCCGCCGGACCGGCTGGCCCGGGTCTACTCGTACGACATGCTGGGCTCGTTCGTCGCGATCCCGCTGGGGCAGGTCGTCGTCGGACCCGCCGCGGCGGTCTTCGGGAACCGCGACACGCTGCTCGGCGCGGCCGTCCTGGTGGTCCTCTCGGTGCTCGGCATGCTGGCGAGCCGGGACGTCCGGCGACTTCCGGCCGGCGCCCCGGCGACCGGGAAGCCGACGGGCGACGGGCCGGCGGGCGACGGGCGGGTAGGGGGCGAACCGGTGGGTGGGCTGCCGGCCACGGCGGCCGGCCCGGAGCGGGCCGGCGCGGTCCCCGTCGCGGCCGACCCGGCATAG
- the purB gene encoding adenylosuccinate lyase has protein sequence MTAIPNVLAARYASPELAALWSPEEKIRMERRLWVAVLRAQRDLGVPVPDGVVEAYERVLDQVDLASIAERERVTRHDVKARIEEFSALAGYEHVHKGMTSRDLTENVEQLQVRASLELIRDRVVAALARLAWLAHEHSALVMAGRSHNVAAQATTLGKRFGSAAEELLIAYERLADLLGRYPLRGIKGPVGTAADQLDLFDGDADKVAELERRVAGHLGFSRVLNSVGQVYPRSLDLDVLSALAQTAAAPSSLATTIRLMVGQELVTEGFRPGQVGSSAMPHKMNTRSSERVNGLAVVIRGYLSMVGELAGDQWNEGDVSCSVVRRVALPDAFFAADGLFQTFLTVLDEFGAYPAVIARELDRYLPFLATTRILVGAVRRGVGREVAHEVIKEHAVAVALAMREKGTVENDLFDRLAADGRLGLSRAEIDELVADQSAFIGVARDQVDAVTRRISEVVTAHPEAAAYSPPPIL, from the coding sequence GTGACCGCGATTCCGAACGTCCTGGCCGCCCGTTACGCATCACCTGAGCTGGCCGCGCTCTGGTCCCCGGAGGAGAAGATCCGGATGGAGCGCCGGCTGTGGGTGGCGGTGCTGCGGGCGCAGCGCGACCTCGGGGTGCCGGTCCCGGACGGCGTCGTCGAGGCGTACGAGCGGGTGCTGGACCAGGTCGACCTGGCGTCGATCGCGGAGCGGGAGCGGGTCACCCGGCACGACGTGAAGGCGCGGATCGAGGAGTTCAGCGCGCTGGCCGGGTACGAACACGTGCACAAGGGGATGACCTCCCGGGACCTGACCGAGAACGTCGAGCAGCTCCAGGTCCGGGCGTCGCTGGAGCTGATCCGGGACCGGGTGGTGGCGGCGCTGGCCCGGTTGGCCTGGCTCGCGCACGAGCACTCCGCCCTGGTCATGGCCGGCCGGTCGCACAACGTGGCGGCCCAGGCGACCACGCTGGGCAAGCGGTTCGGTTCGGCGGCCGAGGAACTGCTCATCGCGTACGAGCGGCTGGCCGACCTGCTCGGCCGCTACCCGCTGCGCGGCATCAAGGGGCCGGTGGGTACCGCCGCCGACCAGCTCGACCTGTTCGACGGCGACGCCGACAAGGTCGCCGAGCTGGAACGGCGGGTCGCCGGACACCTCGGCTTCTCCCGGGTGCTGAACAGCGTGGGGCAGGTCTACCCGCGCTCGCTGGACCTGGACGTGCTGTCGGCGCTGGCGCAGACCGCCGCGGCGCCGTCGTCGCTGGCCACCACCATCCGGCTGATGGTCGGGCAGGAACTGGTCACCGAGGGCTTCCGGCCGGGCCAGGTGGGTTCCAGCGCGATGCCGCACAAGATGAACACCCGCTCCTCGGAGCGGGTCAACGGGCTGGCCGTGGTGATCCGCGGCTACCTGTCGATGGTGGGCGAGCTGGCCGGCGACCAGTGGAACGAGGGCGACGTGTCCTGTTCGGTGGTGCGCCGGGTGGCGCTGCCGGACGCGTTCTTCGCCGCCGACGGGCTGTTCCAGACCTTCCTGACGGTGCTGGACGAGTTCGGGGCGTACCCGGCGGTGATCGCCCGGGAGTTGGACCGCTACCTGCCGTTCCTGGCCACCACCAGGATCCTGGTCGGCGCGGTGCGCCGGGGCGTCGGCCGGGAGGTCGCGCACGAGGTGATCAAGGAGCACGCGGTGGCCGTGGCGCTGGCCATGCGGGAGAAGGGCACGGTCGAGAACGACCTGTTCGACCGGCTGGCCGCCGACGGACGGCTGGGCCTGTCCCGGGCCGAGATCGACGAGCTGGTGGCGGATCAGTCGGCCTTCATCGGGGTGGCCCGCGACCAGGTGGACGCCGTCACCCGGCGGATCTCCGAGGTGGTCACCGCCCACCCCGAGGCCGCCGCCTACAGCCCGCCGCCGATCCTCTGA
- a CDS encoding transglycosylase domain-containing protein, whose product MIRPAAGVPRPAAGASRPPAAPRDHRWRRRLLVGLAVLAVLAGFGLIGGIYYVDSVPTPVDLRLPESTTVYYSDGRTPMATLGSENRTIVPYDQMNDAPKQAIVAAEDRTFWRNPGIDFSGVLRAAWSNLTGGQRQGASTITQQYARVAADLKGVTYSRKLREAVIAWKLDDAYSKQEILGFYLNTVPFGRGAYGIEAAAQAYFGKTVRRDAPADRQLTVAEAMVLCAMVKQPEANPEDPDGEPGYDPRRNPLARQNSINRWNYIRDGMVKLNYLTPDQAAELAYPDTVKPFDPDAGQSGLDRPTGLVVKHVLSELRQVEPFQGKPADYLPNGGFKIVTTIDKRVQDVAEASADIRRDSAPAQVRGQPKNWQAALVAVQPGTGRVLGYYGGSSGTGADYAGWYYDENGAARGFGQHPPGSSFKVYDLAAAVQDGISVKQRFNSPDTKEFPGSGRTKGSAAGPIRNAEHAACQPNCALWEATVASLNVTYFELTEQLGKAKVIDMATRAGVDSMWRDLPGDPQPKRVPLRDQPAAETAKQFSTEVGIGQYGITVQDHANGMATFAAGGKRADAHFVRSVEKDDEHIFDEQLTQTDLGLDDEAVNQLNWTLRRVRAAKLGNGWDSAGKTGTWQAGQSTTQNVHTWMVGYTGALAAAVWLGTTDGKPLKTRDGSYEVYGATGPAPIWRQFMEQATAALKLDPDRYRFKEPKFPNDAPEPSPSPPSPTPSPVEPSATTPGPSPSEPEPTCDEQPCASTSPTPLPTPTRSRIISITPSPPRSVRPSRGQ is encoded by the coding sequence ATGATCCGCCCCGCGGCCGGCGTACCCCGCCCGGCGGCCGGCGCATCCCGCCCACCCGCGGCGCCCCGCGACCACCGCTGGCGCCGGCGCCTGCTGGTCGGCCTGGCGGTGCTCGCGGTCCTCGCCGGGTTCGGCCTGATCGGCGGGATCTACTACGTGGACAGTGTGCCCACGCCCGTCGACCTGCGGCTGCCGGAGTCGACCACCGTCTACTACAGCGACGGCCGGACCCCGATGGCGACGCTCGGCTCCGAGAACCGCACGATCGTGCCGTACGACCAGATGAACGACGCCCCCAAGCAGGCCATCGTGGCCGCCGAGGACCGCACGTTCTGGCGGAACCCGGGCATCGACTTCTCCGGCGTCCTGCGGGCCGCCTGGTCGAACCTGACCGGCGGGCAACGGCAGGGCGCCTCCACGATCACCCAGCAGTACGCCCGGGTGGCCGCCGACCTCAAGGGCGTCACCTACTCCCGCAAGCTGCGCGAGGCGGTCATCGCGTGGAAGCTGGACGACGCGTACAGCAAGCAGGAGATCCTCGGCTTCTACCTGAACACCGTGCCGTTCGGGCGCGGCGCGTACGGGATCGAGGCCGCGGCGCAGGCGTACTTCGGCAAGACCGTGCGCCGCGACGCGCCGGCCGACCGCCAACTGACGGTGGCCGAGGCGATGGTGCTGTGCGCGATGGTCAAGCAGCCGGAGGCCAATCCGGAGGACCCCGACGGCGAGCCCGGGTACGACCCGCGCCGCAACCCGCTGGCCCGGCAGAACTCGATCAACAGGTGGAACTACATCCGCGACGGGATGGTGAAGCTGAACTACCTGACCCCGGACCAGGCGGCCGAACTGGCCTATCCGGACACCGTGAAGCCGTTCGACCCCGACGCGGGGCAGTCCGGCCTGGACCGGCCGACCGGGCTCGTGGTGAAGCACGTGCTCAGCGAGCTGCGGCAGGTCGAGCCGTTCCAGGGCAAGCCCGCCGACTACCTGCCGAACGGCGGCTTCAAGATCGTGACCACGATCGACAAGCGGGTCCAGGACGTCGCGGAGGCGTCCGCCGACATCCGCCGCGACAGCGCGCCCGCGCAGGTGCGCGGCCAGCCGAAGAACTGGCAGGCCGCGCTGGTGGCGGTGCAGCCGGGCACCGGACGGGTGCTGGGCTACTACGGCGGAAGCTCCGGCACCGGCGCCGACTACGCCGGGTGGTACTACGACGAGAACGGCGCGGCCCGCGGCTTCGGCCAGCATCCGCCCGGGTCGTCGTTCAAGGTGTACGACCTGGCCGCCGCCGTGCAGGACGGCATCTCGGTGAAGCAGCGCTTCAACTCCCCGGACACCAAGGAGTTCCCCGGGTCGGGCCGCACGAAGGGCAGCGCCGCCGGCCCGATCCGCAACGCCGAGCATGCCGCCTGCCAGCCGAACTGCGCGCTCTGGGAGGCCACCGTCGCCTCGTTGAACGTCACCTACTTCGAGCTGACCGAGCAGCTCGGCAAGGCCAAGGTGATCGACATGGCCACCCGGGCCGGGGTTGACTCGATGTGGCGCGACCTGCCGGGCGACCCGCAGCCGAAGCGGGTGCCGTTGCGTGACCAGCCGGCCGCGGAGACGGCGAAGCAGTTCAGCACCGAGGTCGGCATCGGCCAGTACGGCATCACCGTGCAGGACCACGCCAACGGGATGGCGACGTTCGCGGCCGGCGGCAAGCGCGCCGACGCGCACTTCGTCCGGTCGGTGGAGAAGGACGACGAGCATATCTTCGACGAGCAGCTGACGCAGACCGACCTCGGGCTCGACGACGAGGCGGTCAACCAGCTCAACTGGACGCTGCGGCGGGTCCGGGCGGCCAAGCTGGGCAACGGCTGGGACTCGGCCGGCAAGACCGGCACCTGGCAGGCCGGCCAGAGCACCACCCAGAACGTGCACACCTGGATGGTCGGCTACACCGGTGCGCTGGCCGCCGCGGTCTGGCTGGGCACCACCGACGGCAAGCCGCTGAAGACCAGGGACGGCAGCTACGAGGTGTACGGCGCGACCGGGCCGGCACCGATCTGGCGGCAGTTCATGGAGCAGGCGACGGCCGCGCTCAAGCTCGATCCGGACAGGTACCGGTTCAAGGAGCCGAAGTTCCCGAACGACGCGCCGGAGCCCAGCCCGTCGCCGCCGTCGCCGACGCCGAGCCCCGTCGAACCGAGCGCGACCACGCCCGGGCCGAGCCCGAGTGAGCCCGAGCCGACCTGCGACGAGCAGCCCTGCGCGAGCACCAGCCCGACCCCGCTGCCGACGCCCACCCGCAGCCGCATCATCTCCATCACCCCGAGCCCGCCGCGCAGCGTACGGCCGTCCCGCGGCCAGTAG
- a CDS encoding YbjQ family protein, translating to MRPREHASQIPPTRSASIETVLVVTMDHLPGYEIREVLGQVVSSQARTRNVYREGVKSLRGGAYDPAAPENLTRWRTDAVARLGEEARRLGANAVLGMRFEHREVGEMWMEVCAYGTAVVAYRSPAAPAPDQPLVAAETAHPAEPIDSGAIAEAPSAPNLRTAGETPTRPD from the coding sequence ATGCGGCCACGTGAACATGCTTCGCAAATACCGCCGACCCGGTCTGCGAGCATCGAAACCGTGCTGGTCGTGACGATGGACCACCTCCCGGGGTACGAGATCCGCGAAGTCCTCGGCCAGGTCGTCTCCTCCCAGGCCCGGACCCGGAACGTCTACCGGGAGGGGGTGAAGAGCCTGCGCGGCGGTGCCTACGACCCGGCGGCGCCGGAGAACCTGACCCGGTGGCGCACCGATGCCGTCGCCCGGCTCGGCGAGGAGGCCCGGCGGCTCGGCGCCAACGCGGTGCTCGGGATGCGGTTCGAGCACCGCGAGGTGGGCGAGATGTGGATGGAGGTGTGCGCCTACGGCACCGCCGTGGTCGCCTACCGGTCCCCGGCCGCACCGGCACCGGACCAGCCGCTGGTGGCCGCCGAGACCGCGCACCCGGCCGAACCCATCGACTCGGGCGCTATCGCCGAGGCGCCGAGCGCGCCGAACCTGCGTACCGCCGGAGAGACACCCACCCGGCCCGACTGA